The proteins below are encoded in one region of Flavobacterium sp. IMCC34852:
- a CDS encoding glycosyltransferase family 2 protein, whose translation MNFTLVICTYMRPNPLLKLLTSVKTQTLYPNEILIIDGSLNDETQGMIAQHTFEKLTYFKVEKEHRGLTKQRNFGVSKVSSDAEVICFLDDDTVLEPNYFEEIINAYQSDSTITGVAGIAINENRWVKKEPNKTYSKYKFYEFEGYVYPEGSRNIFRNYLGLQSDLGPGRMPEYSHGRTCGFPLTGKIYEVDLLIGMSFSFKKVVFDKIKFSHYFEGYGLYEDADFSIRAQQFGKNVIATKAQLSHYHDQSGRPNKYQYGQMVTRNGWFVWRVKYPKPSFQAKLKWTAISLVLIFIRFSNIFTTNKRWEALTESWGRTVGLVRLLFDQPKTES comes from the coding sequence ATGAATTTTACCCTGGTAATTTGTACGTATATGCGGCCCAATCCTTTATTGAAGCTACTGACTTCGGTAAAGACGCAAACACTTTATCCTAATGAAATTCTCATTATTGACGGTTCATTGAATGACGAAACCCAAGGCATGATTGCTCAGCATACTTTTGAAAAGCTGACTTATTTTAAAGTGGAAAAGGAGCACAGGGGTTTAACCAAACAGCGCAATTTTGGGGTTTCCAAAGTGTCATCGGATGCTGAAGTGATTTGTTTTTTGGATGATGATACGGTTTTGGAACCCAATTATTTTGAGGAAATTATCAACGCATATCAAAGTGATTCAACCATAACCGGCGTGGCCGGAATTGCCATTAATGAAAATCGATGGGTAAAAAAAGAACCGAATAAAACATACAGTAAATATAAGTTTTATGAATTCGAAGGCTACGTTTATCCGGAAGGTTCCAGAAATATATTCCGAAATTATTTGGGTTTGCAGTCGGATTTAGGTCCGGGACGCATGCCTGAATACTCACACGGCCGAACTTGTGGTTTTCCTTTGACGGGCAAAATTTATGAAGTCGATTTGTTGATTGGGATGTCGTTCTCATTCAAGAAAGTAGTTTTTGACAAGATTAAATTCTCGCATTATTTTGAAGGTTACGGCTTGTATGAAGATGCCGATTTTAGTATCAGAGCACAACAATTCGGAAAAAATGTAATTGCCACCAAAGCCCAATTATCGCATTACCACGACCAATCGGGCAGGCCAAACAAATACCAATATGGCCAAATGGTGACGCGAAACGGTTGGTTTGTATGGCGTGTGAAATACCCGAAGCCTTCGTTCCAAGCTAAGTTAAAATGGACTGCCATTTCATTAGTATTGATATTCATCAGATTTAGCAATATCTTTACCACTAACAAACGTTGGGAAGCGTTAACCGAATCTTGGGGAAGAACCGTGGGTTTGGTGCGTTTGCTTTTTGACCAACCCAAAACAGAATCTTAA
- a CDS encoding glycosyltransferase family 4 protein yields MTFCLITHVPHGFQNGEYYAYSPYVREMNIWANYVDKIIVVAPLTLKNKTAIEIPYSHQNIDFRTVASYHFLSLQSALQSMFKLPKVVLEIYKAMRQADHIHLRCPGNMGLLGCLVQVLFPSKPKTAKYAGNWDLKAKQPLSYRLQKWILSNTFLTKNMQVLVYGEWENSTKNIKPFFTASYFEKDKIAVSPKPLTGKISFVFVGTLSNGKQPLYAIQLVEQLYKKGHDVALTVFGEGAERKSLEEYIKINHLESIISLQGNQNQETVKEAYIKNHFVVLPSLSEGWPKVIAEGMFWGCLPIASPVSCVPNMLDNGNRGLLLELQLANDVAQIESMITDEKRYQTQVNSAIQWSRQYTLDVFENEIKQLLQS; encoded by the coding sequence ATGACCTTTTGCCTCATTACACATGTTCCTCACGGCTTTCAAAATGGCGAATATTATGCGTATTCTCCTTATGTGAGAGAGATGAATATTTGGGCAAACTATGTAGATAAAATCATCGTCGTCGCGCCACTGACTTTAAAAAATAAAACCGCGATTGAAATTCCCTATTCCCATCAAAACATTGATTTCAGAACAGTAGCTTCTTATCATTTTTTGTCTTTACAATCGGCTTTACAATCGATGTTCAAATTGCCTAAAGTTGTTTTAGAAATCTACAAAGCCATGAGGCAAGCTGATCATATTCATTTGCGATGTCCCGGAAATATGGGGTTGTTGGGTTGTTTGGTGCAGGTTTTATTTCCAAGCAAACCCAAAACTGCTAAATACGCCGGCAATTGGGATTTAAAAGCCAAGCAACCGCTGAGTTATCGTCTGCAAAAATGGATTTTGAGCAATACTTTTTTGACCAAAAACATGCAGGTTTTAGTGTATGGCGAATGGGAAAACAGTACCAAAAATATCAAGCCTTTTTTTACGGCGAGTTATTTTGAGAAAGATAAGATTGCCGTTAGTCCAAAACCATTGACCGGAAAGATTTCTTTTGTTTTTGTGGGCACTTTGTCTAATGGGAAACAACCATTGTATGCTATTCAATTGGTGGAACAACTTTATAAAAAAGGACATGACGTTGCGTTGACTGTATTTGGAGAAGGCGCAGAGCGAAAAAGTTTAGAAGAATATATAAAGATTAATCATCTTGAAAGCATTATCAGTTTGCAAGGCAATCAAAACCAGGAAACCGTTAAAGAAGCTTATATCAAAAATCATTTTGTAGTTTTACCGTCATTGAGTGAAGGTTGGCCCAAAGTCATTGCAGAAGGCATGTTTTGGGGTTGTTTGCCAATCGCTTCCCCAGTTTCTTGTGTGCCCAATATGTTGGATAACGGAAATCGCGGATTGCTTTTGGAACTGCAATTAGCCAATGATGTAGCTCAAATCGAATCGATGATTACAGATGAGAAACGCTACCAAACGCAAGTCAATAGCGCTATTCAATGGTCGAGACAATACACTTTGGATGTGTTTGAAAATGAAATTAAACAGCTTTTGCAATCATGA
- a CDS encoding glycosyltransferase → MRIVQIIDSLEVGGAEKMAINYANALSKRVDFSGLVATRSEGHLKSQLHDSVSYLFLKKTKTLDFAAAFRLKKYCKMNKVDFLQPHSSSYFIALLVKIIYPKIQIIWHDHNGLSEFISTQKSLVLKMASFFFKGIIVVNFKLKNWAEKELNCKNVVYFPNFTNEVSAVKAETILKGVEGKRILCLANLRDQKNHFLLLEVAEKLKESHPEWTFHLVGKDFEDEYSKQIAELIVRKGLQNTVFIYGSKNDVVAIINQSAIAILTSKSEGLPVALIEYGLYKKPVVTTNVGEIPLIIKNGINGFMVGVNEVEAFYEYLVKLVKSEDLRIQLGNALHQTIVENHSEDGVLTNYLTWIKGL, encoded by the coding sequence ATGAGAATAGTACAAATTATTGACTCTTTAGAAGTTGGCGGCGCCGAAAAAATGGCCATCAATTATGCCAATGCGCTTTCCAAGAGAGTTGATTTTTCGGGCTTGGTTGCAACTCGATCGGAAGGTCATTTGAAAAGTCAGTTGCATGATTCAGTGTCTTATCTTTTTTTGAAAAAGACCAAAACACTAGATTTTGCTGCGGCTTTTCGCCTAAAAAAATATTGTAAAATGAATAAGGTTGACTTTCTGCAACCGCACAGTAGTTCCTATTTCATTGCTTTATTGGTCAAAATAATTTACCCCAAAATTCAAATCATTTGGCATGACCACAATGGGTTGAGTGAGTTTATCAGTACGCAAAAATCATTGGTGCTCAAAATGGCTTCGTTTTTCTTTAAAGGCATTATCGTTGTAAATTTTAAATTGAAAAATTGGGCCGAAAAAGAACTCAATTGTAAAAACGTGGTTTATTTCCCTAATTTTACCAATGAGGTTTCAGCGGTCAAAGCGGAAACCATTTTGAAAGGAGTGGAAGGCAAACGTATTTTGTGTTTGGCCAATTTGAGAGACCAAAAAAATCATTTTTTGTTGCTGGAAGTAGCGGAAAAACTTAAAGAATCTCATCCGGAATGGACTTTTCATTTGGTAGGGAAGGATTTTGAAGATGAGTATTCGAAGCAAATTGCGGAATTGATTGTCCGTAAAGGCTTGCAGAATACGGTTTTTATTTACGGATCAAAAAACGATGTTGTTGCCATCATTAACCAATCAGCGATTGCTATTCTTACTTCAAAATCAGAAGGTTTGCCGGTAGCATTGATTGAATACGGCTTGTATAAAAAACCGGTGGTTACTACTAATGTTGGCGAGATTCCGTTAATTATCAAAAATGGGATAAATGGTTTTATGGTTGGTGTAAATGAGGTAGAGGCTTTTTATGAATACTTAGTAAAATTGGTCAAAAGCGAAGACTTACGAATCCAATTAGGCAACGCTTTGCACCAAACGATTGTAGAAAATCACTCGGAAGATGGTGTTTTAACCAACTATTTAACCTGGATCAAAGGGTTGTAA
- a CDS encoding O-antigen ligase family protein has protein sequence MKERNYILLVLAHVLIGALIYNFPQFSKVYGLSILILGIYFVIKNGNRGNEVLYVSAYLVGSEVFLRMTGGNILYEFSKYGVMAFLFLGMYYSGFSKNAIPFWIYLLLLFPGIIVATETLNLKSDLRTSLAFNISGPACLGVAAIYNYNRKILFSQLNNILLAMGLPIIATTMYLILYTPELKTILTSTGSNLETSGGFGPNQVATLLGIGMFIFFSRLVLESKTKLMFALNLIIIFNISYRGLVTFSRGGMITGLLMILILIFFLYKNTRGEGKYKLNILLVLFLLGFAFTWVYTSNQTGGLIDKRYANQDATGKVKESQFTGREEILDSEIDAFLDSPVFGIGVAKGLEIREEKTGGEIITSHNEVSRTFAEHGTLGIMALLIVFLTPIFLYLDNKQNIYMFCFLVFWLLTINHAAMRIAAPAFVYSLSLLKVYMDE, from the coding sequence ATGAAAGAAAGAAACTATATATTGTTGGTTTTAGCTCACGTATTGATTGGGGCTTTGATCTATAATTTTCCACAATTTTCAAAAGTTTACGGACTGTCAATTTTGATATTGGGCATTTATTTTGTTATTAAAAACGGCAATCGAGGTAATGAAGTGCTTTATGTTTCGGCCTATTTAGTTGGAAGTGAAGTTTTTTTGCGAATGACGGGCGGAAATATCTTGTATGAGTTTTCCAAATACGGCGTCATGGCTTTTTTGTTTTTGGGGATGTATTACAGCGGATTTTCAAAAAATGCCATTCCCTTTTGGATTTATCTGCTTTTGTTGTTTCCCGGGATTATTGTGGCCACCGAAACACTGAATTTAAAATCAGATCTCCGAACTTCACTGGCTTTTAATATTTCCGGACCGGCTTGTTTGGGCGTTGCTGCGATCTATAATTACAATCGAAAAATATTGTTCTCACAACTCAATAACATTTTGTTGGCTATGGGTTTGCCTATCATAGCCACTACGATGTATTTGATATTGTACACTCCTGAACTCAAAACTATTTTGACGAGTACGGGTTCTAATTTGGAAACTTCCGGCGGATTTGGTCCTAATCAAGTAGCCACATTGCTTGGGATAGGCATGTTTATTTTCTTTTCACGACTGGTTTTGGAATCAAAAACCAAGTTAATGTTTGCCCTGAATTTAATTATTATTTTTAATATCAGTTACCGAGGTTTGGTCACTTTCTCCCGCGGAGGCATGATTACCGGTTTGTTGATGATTTTAATTTTAATCTTCTTTTTATATAAAAATACCAGAGGAGAAGGGAAATACAAATTGAATATACTATTGGTTTTGTTTCTCTTGGGATTTGCCTTTACTTGGGTTTATACTTCGAACCAAACCGGTGGTTTGATTGATAAAAGATACGCCAATCAGGATGCAACCGGGAAAGTTAAAGAGAGTCAATTTACCGGACGAGAGGAAATTTTAGATAGCGAAATAGATGCCTTTTTAGACAGTCCGGTTTTTGGCATAGGTGTTGCCAAAGGATTAGAAATTAGGGAAGAAAAAACCGGAGGTGAAATTATTACGTCACACAATGAAGTCTCCAGAACCTTTGCCGAACATGGAACTTTGGGTATAATGGCACTGCTAATTGTGTTTTTAACGCCTATATTTTTGTATCTCGACAACAAACAAAATATTTATATGTTTTGTTTTTTAGTATTTTGGTTGCTGACAATTAATCATGCTGCCATGCGAATTGCTGCGCCGGCTTTTGTATATTCGTTGTCGCTATTAAAAGTTTATATGGATGAATAA
- a CDS encoding glycosyltransferase family 4 protein yields MNKLLYIGNKLSDHGYTSTSIETLGSFLEAEGFTVYYASSKKSKPLRMLEMIYMTFKYAKKVDYVLIDTYSTKNFWYAFIISQLCRMLKVKYIPKLHGGDLPSRIERSKFFSNLIFNNAFINIAPSYYLYEAFKNNGYTNLKYIPNTIELQLYPESVKTFEVPSILWVRSFAKIYNPIMAVKVFINLKKIYPEATLCMIGPKKDDSFEKTKRFAQKHKVEVTFTGKLSKEDWIAKSKDYNVFINTTHFDNTPISVIEAMALGLPVVSTNVGGIPYLLKHESNALLVSDDDTDEMTQQVNRLFTEQNLVQSITKNAKETVQSFDWEIVKKEWIDLLI; encoded by the coding sequence ATGAATAAGCTTCTTTACATTGGAAATAAGCTGTCCGACCATGGATATACTTCAACTTCTATAGAAACCTTGGGTTCTTTTTTGGAAGCCGAAGGATTTACCGTTTACTATGCTTCTTCAAAGAAAAGTAAGCCTTTAAGAATGCTGGAAATGATTTATATGACTTTTAAATATGCCAAAAAAGTTGACTATGTTTTAATTGATACTTATAGTACTAAAAATTTTTGGTATGCTTTTATCATCTCTCAGCTTTGCCGAATGTTAAAGGTAAAATACATCCCAAAATTACACGGTGGTGATTTGCCCAGCAGAATTGAAAGGTCAAAGTTTTTCTCCAATTTAATATTTAACAATGCCTTTATTAATATTGCGCCGTCTTATTATTTGTATGAAGCCTTTAAGAATAATGGTTATACTAATTTAAAATACATTCCCAACACTATCGAACTCCAACTTTATCCGGAGTCAGTCAAAACATTTGAGGTACCAAGCATCCTTTGGGTTCGATCTTTTGCCAAAATCTACAATCCGATAATGGCGGTAAAGGTTTTTATCAATTTAAAGAAAATCTATCCCGAAGCGACTTTGTGTATGATTGGTCCCAAAAAAGACGATAGTTTCGAAAAAACGAAGCGTTTTGCCCAAAAGCATAAAGTAGAAGTAACTTTTACCGGAAAGTTATCTAAAGAAGATTGGATTGCCAAATCCAAAGATTACAATGTTTTTATCAATACCACTCATTTCGATAATACGCCCATAAGTGTCATAGAAGCCATGGCTTTAGGTTTGCCGGTGGTTTCCACTAATGTTGGTGGAATTCCTTATTTATTGAAGCACGAATCCAATGCTTTATTGGTTTCTGATGATGATACGGATGAAATGACCCAACAAGTGAATCGATTGTTCACAGAGCAAAACTTGGTCCAAAGCATCACTAAAAATGCCAAAGAGACTGTTCAAAGCTTTGATTGGGAAATTGTAAAAAAGGAATGGATAGATTTACTGATTTAA
- a CDS encoding sugar transferase has protein sequence MNKYKDIHFEVSERKILLRLFDVISVLVSLYLVGIVFKFNYFNISTTNFYWTIVLGLYLNFIGSVFEMYNLQVASNQFQVIKSIILTSSTTVLMYLLTPIFTPILPTNRIQIFFFFIAIFVALFTWRMIYVRFFASNRFLKKVILICDKEQVKELVDGLENADPHYRVMGFVNSDSTNLKSDLYPKIKSVDINDLEVFVKKNSISEIVIASQKTDGITVKLYNQLIHLLENGYIIREYTQVYENITQRIPVQYVSRDFYRYFPFSRSNQNHLYLIIVRFLEILISLIGLAVGLLLIPVVALGNLFGNKGPLFYTQERVGKNGKVFNIVKFRTMVKNAESGGAVFATTNDSRITPFGKIMRKSRIDEFPQFINILKGEMAVIGPRPERPVFVNEIAEVMPFYETRHVIKPGLTGWAQVNYSYGETIEDSLIKLQYDLYYIKHRSLFLDFSIMFKTLSTVLFYRGQ, from the coding sequence ATGAACAAATACAAGGATATTCACTTCGAAGTTTCGGAAAGAAAAATTCTTTTAAGACTCTTTGATGTCATCTCTGTATTGGTTTCTTTGTACTTGGTAGGAATAGTATTTAAGTTTAATTACTTCAATATTTCGACCACCAATTTTTACTGGACCATTGTATTAGGGCTTTATCTGAATTTCATCGGTTCGGTCTTTGAAATGTATAATTTGCAAGTAGCCAGCAATCAGTTTCAGGTTATCAAAAGTATCATACTGACTTCTTCGACTACGGTATTGATGTATTTATTGACCCCAATATTTACTCCGATTTTACCCACGAATCGTATCCAAATCTTTTTCTTCTTTATAGCTATTTTTGTGGCTTTGTTTACTTGGCGAATGATTTATGTTCGCTTTTTTGCCTCTAATAGATTCTTAAAAAAAGTAATCCTCATTTGTGATAAAGAACAAGTTAAAGAATTGGTTGACGGATTGGAAAATGCCGATCCACATTATCGTGTGATGGGTTTTGTGAATTCAGACAGCACCAATTTGAAAAGCGATCTTTATCCTAAGATTAAAAGTGTAGATATTAATGATTTGGAAGTTTTTGTCAAGAAAAATTCCATTTCGGAAATTGTAATTGCTTCCCAAAAAACAGACGGAATTACGGTCAAATTATACAACCAACTGATTCACTTACTCGAAAACGGTTATATCATCAGAGAATACACCCAAGTCTATGAAAATATTACCCAACGTATTCCGGTGCAATATGTTTCCCGTGATTTTTACCGTTATTTTCCATTCAGCCGCAGCAACCAAAACCATTTGTATTTAATCATCGTTAGATTTTTGGAAATTCTGATTTCCCTAATCGGATTGGCTGTTGGATTGTTGTTAATTCCTGTTGTAGCTTTGGGAAATCTTTTCGGCAACAAAGGACCATTGTTTTATACCCAAGAAAGAGTGGGGAAAAACGGTAAAGTTTTTAATATTGTCAAGTTCAGGACCATGGTTAAAAATGCCGAAAGCGGCGGTGCTGTTTTTGCAACGACCAATGATTCGAGGATAACCCCGTTTGGCAAAATTATGCGAAAATCAAGAATTGATGAATTTCCGCAATTCATTAATATCCTTAAAGGCGAAATGGCAGTAATTGGGCCAAGACCCGAACGACCAGTTTTTGTTAACGAGATTGCTGAAGTTATGCCGTTTTATGAAACACGTCACGTGATTAAACCGGGATTAACGGGTTGGGCACAAGTCAACTACTCTTATGGCGAAACTATAGAAGACAGTTTAATTAAACTCCAATACGATTTGTATTATATCAAACACCGCAGTCTTTTCCTCGACTTTAGTATTATGTTTAAAACTTTGAGTACGGTATTATTTTACAGAGGACAATAG
- a CDS encoding lipoprotein N-acyltransferase Lnb domain-containing protein gives MLKKALFLLLLIFSLPAFSQSPKLSENTQISIFTCGRGEELYSTFGHTALRIKDEANELDIVFNYGAFDFRTENFYLKFVKGDLQYFMNVTSVEDFILEYQIDEREVIEQTIDLSLTQKQKLFDELSASLNTSDKYYTYKFIDRNCTTMVAEKVNGLLGQAQIQKVDNKTISYRALLYPYFDNYFWYKLGINIIFGAKTDADAEKLFLPVELMNSLDKATVAGKPLVTDKKTILKGTEIKPVFSFFNSLYIIITFFVVVIVINKRWLFLTYLFVAGLLGVFLCLVGLYSQHQEVLWNYNALLFSPLFLALPFLKEVKLKKIGNLSLAILMAYMIFMFNKPHLPIMLPFILATVYMLLKISGRNPLKLLSSVK, from the coding sequence ATGTTGAAAAAAGCACTTTTCTTACTCCTACTTATCTTCAGTTTACCTGCTTTTTCTCAAAGTCCGAAACTTTCCGAAAATACCCAAATCAGCATCTTTACTTGCGGTCGCGGTGAAGAACTGTATTCTACTTTTGGACACACGGCTTTAAGAATTAAGGATGAAGCAAACGAATTGGATATTGTTTTCAACTATGGCGCTTTCGATTTCAGAACCGAAAATTTTTATTTAAAATTTGTCAAAGGCGATTTGCAGTATTTCATGAATGTAACTTCGGTGGAAGATTTTATATTAGAATACCAAATTGATGAAAGAGAAGTCATCGAACAAACAATCGACTTGTCTTTGACCCAAAAGCAAAAGCTTTTCGACGAATTAAGCGCTTCACTTAACACTTCGGATAAATATTATACTTATAAATTTATCGACCGAAACTGTACGACCATGGTCGCTGAAAAAGTTAATGGTTTATTGGGTCAAGCCCAAATTCAAAAAGTTGACAACAAAACCATCAGTTACCGTGCTTTATTGTATCCGTATTTTGACAATTACTTTTGGTACAAATTGGGTATCAACATCATCTTTGGCGCCAAAACCGATGCCGATGCCGAGAAACTATTTCTGCCCGTTGAATTGATGAATAGTTTAGACAAAGCTACAGTAGCCGGAAAACCATTGGTAACTGATAAAAAAACCATTCTCAAAGGAACTGAAATCAAACCGGTTTTTTCCTTTTTTAATAGCCTATACATCATTATCACTTTCTTTGTAGTGGTGATTGTCATCAATAAGCGTTGGTTGTTTTTGACCTATCTTTTTGTTGCTGGACTATTAGGCGTTTTTCTTTGTTTGGTGGGTTTGTATTCGCAGCACCAAGAAGTGCTCTGGAATTACAACGCTTTGCTTTTCAGTCCGCTATTTTTGGCTTTGCCTTTCTTAAAAGAAGTAAAACTGAAAAAAATCGGCAATCTCTCTTTGGCGATTTTGATGGCATATATGATTTTTATGTTCAATAAACCACATTTACCTATCATGTTGCCCTTTATTTTAGCTACGGTCTATATGCTGTTGAAAATCAGCGGGAGAAATCCTTTAAAACTATTGTCCTCTGTAAAATAA
- a CDS encoding putative type IX sorting system protein PorV2 yields the protein MKKTIAILLLFISLITHGQAVRKYSNEFMNIGVDAAALGMSNAVTAYTGDVNSGYWNPAGLLKIEDHEAALMHASYFANIAQYDYAAYAKKIDDQSAWGISLIRFGVDDILNTTQLIDSEGNIDFNRISLFSTADYGLTFSYARKMKLEGFQYGINAKVIRRVIGDFANSWGFGFDAGLQFDKDNWHFGLMLRDITTTYNVWAIDEDKFEAIQGAVEGQNQELPESTEITLPKAQLGIAKKFEFHYDYTLLAAVNLNMQFAETNDVISTSAVSIDPALGFEFGYTDLVFLRAGVGNFQNVEQIDGSTKVNFQPNIGLGFKYKGIQVDYALTDLGDQSAALYSNIFSVKVDLSIFR from the coding sequence TTGAAAAAAACGATTGCTATTCTGCTGCTTTTCATTAGCCTAATTACTCATGGTCAAGCCGTTAGAAAATACTCCAATGAGTTTATGAATATAGGCGTGGATGCGGCCGCTTTAGGCATGTCGAATGCAGTAACTGCTTATACCGGCGATGTCAATTCGGGGTACTGGAATCCTGCCGGATTACTCAAAATTGAAGACCATGAGGCGGCTTTGATGCACGCCAGTTACTTTGCCAATATCGCCCAATACGATTATGCGGCTTACGCCAAAAAAATAGATGACCAGAGCGCCTGGGGTATTTCCCTGATCCGTTTTGGCGTTGATGACATTTTAAACACTACCCAATTAATCGACAGCGAAGGCAATATCGATTTCAACCGTATCAGTCTTTTTTCTACTGCCGATTATGGTTTGACATTTTCCTATGCCCGAAAAATGAAACTCGAAGGTTTTCAATACGGCATAAATGCCAAAGTCATCCGAAGAGTGATTGGCGATTTTGCCAATTCTTGGGGTTTTGGTTTTGATGCCGGTTTGCAATTTGACAAAGACAATTGGCATTTTGGTTTGATGCTTCGAGACATTACAACAACTTATAATGTTTGGGCCATTGATGAAGATAAATTTGAAGCCATTCAAGGCGCTGTAGAAGGTCAGAATCAGGAATTGCCTGAAAGTACCGAGATAACTTTACCTAAAGCCCAACTCGGAATCGCCAAAAAATTCGAATTCCACTACGATTATACATTATTGGCTGCCGTAAATCTGAACATGCAATTTGCCGAAACCAACGATGTAATCTCAACCAGTGCTGTAAGTATTGATCCTGCTTTAGGGTTTGAGTTTGGGTATACCGATTTGGTTTTTCTCCGCGCCGGTGTTGGTAATTTTCAAAATGTGGAACAAATTGATGGTTCGACTAAAGTGAATTTTCAACCTAATATTGGTTTAGGTTTCAAATACAAAGGCATCCAAGTAGATTATGCTTTAACCGATTTGGGAGATCAAAGTGCCGCTTTGTATTCCAACATCTTTTCGGTTAAAGTGGATTTGAGTATTTTTAGATAA
- a CDS encoding CDP-alcohol phosphatidyltransferase family protein: MNIKAQIPNLFTMLNLFSGCVALVFVSNAQYEWAFYFVSLGIFFDFFDGFFARKFGVAGPLGVQLDSLADMVTSGVVPGYVMFVLLRDYHAFGIESYVPFLGFVITLGACYRLAKFNIDTRQSDSFIGLPTPANSLFFTSLPVIADYFHQDIDLGIFYDKWALLLMTFLSAYIMNAEIPLFSLKIKNFSFAKYKLQIFFLTVSILMIVFLQILAVPLIILFYVLLSVLNNMVNKKASV; encoded by the coding sequence ATGAATATCAAAGCGCAGATTCCCAACTTATTTACGATGCTTAATTTGTTTAGTGGTTGCGTGGCGCTTGTTTTTGTTTCTAATGCCCAATATGAATGGGCTTTTTATTTTGTCAGTCTCGGAATTTTCTTTGACTTTTTTGATGGATTCTTTGCCCGAAAGTTTGGCGTTGCCGGTCCGTTAGGAGTTCAGTTGGATTCATTAGCGGATATGGTAACAAGCGGTGTAGTCCCGGGTTATGTGATGTTTGTTCTTTTACGTGATTATCATGCTTTTGGTATAGAAAGTTATGTGCCGTTTTTAGGGTTTGTCATTACATTAGGTGCCTGTTATCGTTTGGCGAAATTTAATATCGATACGCGTCAATCGGATTCTTTTATTGGTTTGCCAACGCCTGCTAATAGTTTGTTTTTTACAAGTTTACCGGTTATTGCCGATTACTTTCATCAGGATATTGATTTGGGTATTTTTTATGACAAATGGGCATTGTTGCTGATGACATTTTTGAGTGCTTACATCATGAATGCCGAAATTCCTTTGTTCTCTTTGAAGATTAAGAATTTTAGTTTTGCCAAGTATAAGTTGCAGATTTTCTTTTTGACAGTCTCAATATTGATGATTGTTTTTCTTCAAATATTAGCGGTTCCTTTAATTATTTTATTTTACGTTTTACTGTCGGTTTTGAATAATATGGTCAATAAAAAAGCTTCCGTTTAG
- a CDS encoding DUF5808 domain-containing protein, with protein MQNPSEETLKDWHENPKYWKLGGLFYVNKDDDRLLVDKRNPNYGATLNFAHKKSYWFMLLIFSFFGFIIYMITRNQ; from the coding sequence ATGCAAAATCCTTCAGAAGAAACACTCAAAGATTGGCATGAAAATCCAAAATACTGGAAACTTGGCGGTCTATTTTATGTGAACAAAGATGACGACCGACTTTTAGTTGACAAACGCAATCCTAACTACGGAGCAACCTTAAATTTTGCCCACAAAAAATCATACTGGTTCATGTTGCTTATTTTTTCCTTTTTCGGATTTATAATCTACATGATAACAAGAAACCAATAA